The following are from one region of the Melioribacteraceae bacterium 4301-Me genome:
- a CDS encoding SCO family protein: protein MKNKTRFLFIIELLLIYACSKDLPVIDSWDDNSYNLVSQNNQPVKFPDILKGKISVVGYIYTNCPSICPLTTNNMRLIQKKVKEDGIDNVEFITISFDPENDTPAALRDYARLRKLNLSNWIFLTGSKSTIDSLIKEVGVFAIKSDSTVLQNGKKIYNFVHTDRISLVDKNGRIRKNYQGSKINISEIVDDIKSLSN from the coding sequence TTGAAAAATAAAACGAGATTTTTATTTATTATAGAGCTGCTGCTAATATATGCTTGCAGCAAAGACCTCCCCGTAATTGATAGCTGGGATGATAATTCTTATAACCTCGTAAGCCAAAACAATCAGCCTGTAAAATTTCCAGATATACTTAAAGGAAAAATCAGCGTTGTGGGATACATCTATACAAACTGTCCAAGTATTTGTCCACTTACTACAAACAACATGCGGTTGATACAAAAGAAAGTTAAAGAAGATGGCATCGATAATGTTGAGTTTATAACTATCAGCTTTGACCCAGAGAATGATACTCCAGCGGCATTAAGGGATTATGCTCGCCTTCGTAAGCTAAATCTTTCTAACTGGATTTTTTTAACCGGCAGTAAAAGCACTATCGATTCATTAATAAAAGAAGTTGGAGTGTTTGCAATCAAAAGCGATTCCACAGTACTTCAGAACGGTAAAAAGATTTATAATTTTGTTCATACTGATAGGATTTCTCTTGTTGATAAAAACGGGAGAATCAGAAAAAACTATCAAGGAAGCAAAATAAATATAAGTGAAATAGTTGACGATATTAAATCACTATCCAATTAA
- a CDS encoding copper chaperone PCu(A)C has translation MKKLIFVVIIFFIVSCQNKNDNKQEVVNQKVDIKNQWISPSTAKANSAMFFQVINNTNQADTLYGVKCSIDEVSMIHETFTNDDGTTGMRHVMFIEIPPNSKIEFKPGGLHVMLMNLKSDLNENDTVDVTLQFKKSGDINIKVPVKEIY, from the coding sequence ATGAAAAAATTAATCTTTGTAGTAATAATATTTTTTATTGTTTCTTGTCAAAATAAAAATGACAATAAACAAGAAGTGGTAAATCAAAAAGTTGATATAAAAAACCAATGGATAAGTCCCTCTACAGCTAAAGCTAATTCAGCAATGTTCTTTCAAGTAATAAATAATACCAACCAAGCAGATACATTATACGGCGTAAAGTGCAGTATTGATGAAGTTTCAATGATACATGAAACATTTACTAACGACGATGGGACCACTGGAATGAGACATGTAATGTTCATAGAAATTCCACCAAATTCTAAAATCGAATTTAAACCCGGCGGCTTGCACGTAATGCTGATGAACTTAAAGTCGGATTTAAACGAAAACGACACGGTAGATGTAACACTTCAATTTAAGAAGTCGGGCGACATAAACATAAAAGTCCCTGTTAAAGAAATTTATTAA